The segment CTGTCAGATGTGTAAAAGAGGTGCGTGtgttgtgtacatgtttgtaCGCGCGCgtccgtgcgtgtgtgttggtaacaagagagggaaagaaagaggagggaaagcCGACTCTTGGCGGAATCACGACCATGGATGGGAGGGAAGCAGttgctttgtccacagagagggggcgtacggacggcagtctgtaatgCACTTTCTCACTCatggtggcacaaacacagcagtagtcccgagtGAGACAAACACATGAAGGTCTAGTGTGGTGAACACAtctaaacaggcagcaaagtTCAAATACTCCTCGGAGTAAAGCAGAACAAAGGGATTCAGCGGTCCGTCAATTCGTtgcaaacaacaataacacaagcaataaagcttaaatagctaaaagctaacaacaaacaatataacATTATCTCTGCCCAGACACCTATTGTTTGATCACTTCAGAAAGCGAGTAGGGTGTGTGTTTTATTCCGTCTTTCAGGTGCGGCTCAGTTCCTGACGCTGACAGGGACATCCTCttgctctgtctgtgttttgatGGCAGCTGATTCTTGGCGGGCgttgcagagaaaacagcagagtcaACTCAGATAAAGACACGGTGGTCCTTTGTCTCTGTGGAGaaattctctctctgttctgcaGGCAAATTGTTTGACCTGGCACCCTTTCTTGCTATCAGGCTTTATGACTGTGTGCAGGCCCGCCTCTTGTCTCAAACACATGGAGTATGAGGCCaacaacacacatatgaaataatacacattGCTGggtaaaagattaaaaaaatattaacatacaaacacaaagatttgcatcaCTTCTGTCTCAAACAAAGAGCAAACCTAATAAACCAAAACCCTCTGTTCCTTATAGTTGCAGAAGGAACAGAGAAATGACTGTGACTGGTCAATGTATCAGTTTATATAATTGCAGCCAATGGCACACAGCCACAAGatacacatttacatgcacatgtatgttgCATAAGAGTCACATTTTCCCAAGACTCAAGAAACCAAGAGCCCCGAGCCATATGTGACCCTTGACCCCTTGACATGTTCTGCTTATACCAAGACCCGAGTAGGGTCTTCTAGGTCATGAAACAGGATGGAGAAGGCCAGTGGGGCCtctcaacaataacaaaagatcaTTACTGTCCAAAGGCACACAGAGAGttacagagaaaatgtaatgatcTCACTTCACATTTGTATATTAAATCCTTTGGTCATTCACAACACTATTTCATGACGCCATTCCTTATGAGCCTAAAGTAAAGCTtagacttttgtcttttcagtaGTCCTCACCGTTTTATGATATGTATTACGACATAGCAAAAGGTATTTCCATATCTGATATGatatgatccactaaagttgAATGTACAGACCTGGCAAagatctgcactctactgagtACATTCTTCTAgtttacatcttaaaacatgtctggggtGGATCTTTAAAGTAGAATCTTTTGAATGATCAGTTGAGTTGATCAGTTTGAATCTGATGTGGGGCTCTTGTAATTGATATGTTTGATCACTGCAGAGGTGTACAATTTAGGATACTCTGATACCAAGAAGAAGTTCCTGTGTTCTTTTCCTCTGTGTGGCTTCTGTGTTTACCACACGCAAGCTGACTTCAACCATTGTCAACTCAGGCCCTATGTTAGCGGCAGGGCTGCTGTTGTTTACAGTGGAAACAATGGAGACAGTAGCAGTAATTTCCCCCTGTCTGAAAGGGGAAACCACAGCAGGCAAACATTTTGGTATCACAAGAGGTTCTTGTTCTCTAAAAACAGCAATTTGTATTTGCACAGCGATGAGATTCATTTTCGGCCtatacatacagatgggtgacaaattaaaggaaaaacctgaataaatgagtggagaaataTAAATGCAAATGCTTCCACACAGGTACACCgcatggtacaattaagcaaATAACAGccaatcatgctctgtggcaTGTGTAAAAATGATGAGGAGGCccagctgattctgattttgtatcaagatggcaGGAGGAAAAGATCTatgtgactttgaaagagggttcattTTTGGGGCACggatggcaggagcttcagtcacaaagactgctcaacTGGCTGGTATTCCCATAGGAACtgtgactaaagtgacatctgcatttagatctatgggaAAGATGTCAGTAAATAGGATCGGAAATTATGGTCtatgaatggtttgatgagtatgaaaatgatttgaatcatatgctatggccttcgcagCAACCgcatctcaacccaattgaacacctattGGAAATTTTGGActgcactctccaccaccatcatcaaaacatcaaacgagggaatatcttttggaagaatggcgttcatccctccagtagagttcagagacttgtagaatcaatactaaggtgtattgaagctgttctggcggcACATGGTGACcaaacaccttactaagacacttaatgttagtttttcctttaatttgtcacccgtcaCCCGTCTTGTATATGTAAAGTCAGGGGCGTCATGCAGTCAATTTTTTGAGGGGGCACAGTTTCACAATGCATGATGGGATGATCATGCTGTTCAAGAAATATCAGTAGTGCTGACATTGTAATGACCCCTCCTCTTGAGGATCAGTTCAGAGCTAAATTGACTTTACTGAACTAACTGAAACAAACTTACTGTATACAGCTGATAGTGAATGTTGAATGaatcaacaaataaatgaatcaagTGAAAGGGATTTTTCATGTGTAACTGTTTGAacaataaaaagatgttttatgctCTTAAATTAAGTTACATCAAGGTAAAAATGATCCCGTTAACCAGCACTTTTTCTGTCAACTGTCTCATTCATGCTTGACCAAATTACCCGAAGGACTACACACTAATCTTTTCTTACTTTGTTTCTAGAAAGGCGCCCAGTTCCAGCTGACCTGTAACCTGTGCCGAGAGAGCCACAAAACTCAGGTGTGGCTTTGTTTCTTACTTCTGAGGTAGGCAAACAGTGTATTTtgttatctgaagttaataaaATACTGGTGATCATCCTTAGAAATAACAGAGTAAATGTTTCTAAAATCtgtgatatactgtagctgGAAAAACACTCAGAGAGTGTCACATATTCAACATTATTCATGAGAGGAAATGTGTCTCAACAACAAAAGATCAAATTTCTTTCATCCAAAAAGTCTTACAATTTGATATTACTTATCCATACAAGCATAAGTGGCTTGTAATGTTCCATCAGAAGGGGATTATTTTCTATCTATGTATCAGATCCATTACTTTGAAAGCTTTCAAACCACCCCAACAGTGTGGCAACATGCCAACAACTAAATTGACTGTTGAATATAGTTTCTGTCTGCGAGACTTGTAGCTGAGTAAGTAGCATACAGAGACAGGGGGTCAGTAATAAATACAATAGATTTTAGACAATGACAGACATTAACATGCACATCTGACTTTAATTAAAGCTGATTACTGTCACAGACAGTGTATTATAATCATTGTCTCTTTATTCTCCTAAAGCTTTTTGAGTATGTCTACGTGTTCTGCTCAGGGGCCGCATTTACGTGATCTAAAGCATTGCGTGGAGGAAGTGAAACAAACCATTGAGGTGAGAGAAGGTATCAAATAATTTTGGTTATGTTTTAgcacttttgttttgtattgtagAAACCATGATATTTCTATTTTCACTGATACTTTGTTGACACTTTAATATAATCTATTGCTTTATCAGTATCAGTAGTAggtaattatttttaatgattataTTTGAAAACATTACTCAAAACCATAATTTGTCAAATTATAGTGTTTAACTTCTTACCTCTGTTTAGAAATCTGATGCTATGCTGTACGCTCCATCAACTGATGACATTAAGGTAAGTTGTAAAAAGTATATGTTAAAGTTTTGTTTCGATTTAAgctagaaataaataaaaatcagagTATCCCATTGTAATTCAGAAACCAAAACTCAAAGAATAAGGCTTTTTCTTACAAATCAtgtgaaaagaccaaaaccagcaatAATGGATCCAATTAACAAGTATAATCTGTGTATCAAAGCTTGCtttatcttattcctctgtgccacagagctccattgttgtccaaaaattattaaaaacacatcaatgagccacaccattgCATTGGGTGATTTGTTCCTTTATCACCATGAGCATGAGCACCATAGTCTATTTTTAATCAATTCCACATACATCGTCTTATTGCTGTTAATACTCACTAAAGCAATACATATGTATTAATCCGCACTTGATAATCCGCACAAATGCACTCTTACACCCGTTTGAGTATAACCTgatgcaccagatggtttgttacacagaaccatctgagaagttgtccatggaaattgtttggaaaacagcaggcactttcaaaaacatactcggcaggtgattggatgaaccatctgtccaTCACCGTCTATCAtgtcttaccttgcaaggcagctggatttgcaatGCTGATTGACACAAGTgtataacttgaagcctgacaagatggattctcacgtGATCTCATGAATCCAGCTGTCTCGCAAGATAGGTGTAAGTAACATTTAGCTAAAAACTaaagtgcccagctgttttagaagATTAGTGATCCCTTTCTCATAATGAAACTAtacatttgtgacctgtttgtaaagatttacatctggggcagctgtggctcagaggtagagcaggtcttccactaatcagaagattggcAATTCGATGCCCAGCTCCTTCAGTCAGCATGTTGAattgtccttgggcaagatactgaaccccaaatagCACCCAAAGGcagtgccatcagtgtatgaatgcgtgtgtgaatgggtgaatgttggcatgtagtctaaagtgctttgagtggttgaaAGACAAGAGTAGATGCGGTCCATTTACTATCTTCTGTAGGAACAATTGGgattttcatgggatttgttgataataataaaaatataaaataatgccAGCTTTATCCTTATAAGATTTTAAGTGACCTCCATCATTAAATTGGCACACCACATGGATATAAGCCATCAAATTGTATAGCTGTGAGAGCACTAGTACTATCAAGTAAGAAATCAACTTAAAACAGAATTCACAATATTTCTTGATTTGTGAGCATGAGCAGTAGCTTGCTTAGGTATCAAATACCTGAGCAAGAACATGACACAGCTACACAGCTGTTTATACCTGTTAATGAAATAAATCTGCAAGTCAATGTAAGTGTCCATACTGAagcatttctttctctcctaGGAGAACTGTAGAATCATGGCGCTCAAGTGTTACA is part of the Thunnus albacares chromosome 3, fThuAlb1.1, whole genome shotgun sequence genome and harbors:
- the LOC122979602 gene encoding interleukin-15-like isoform X3 — translated: MISKGAQFQLTCNLCRESHKTQVWLCFLLLSFLSMSTCSAQGPHLRDLKHCVEEVKQTIEKSDAMLYAPSTDDIKENCRIMALKCYMLELIMVLHEEKITIDAVYHILNFNEYIKTMPGADQVGCPPCEAYSLKNITVFLARLNHLLEERIASQMAN